From the Juglans microcarpa x Juglans regia isolate MS1-56 chromosome 3D, Jm3101_v1.0, whole genome shotgun sequence genome, the window CGGTTTGAACTTTtagtgtaaaataaaaaaatggttacctgatttttaaatttgaaaatattgtaaaaattagatgagattagatgtattgtgaaaataaataaggtCTTGCCATTAGCATTCTTTCTTAGCCAAAAAATGCACGAACATTCATGATATAAGAGGTTGacaggaaataaaaaaaaatactcttattgTCAACTTATTACTTattgagtaattttacatacaatcgtgaagtgcgtaaatgtcgtgtaatctttttgaaaaaaaatgaggtctactattaaaaaattaatttttttcatgtggattccatgttttatttatttttttcaaaataattagcaacggttgcacaattcacgattgtaaatatattttcttttattttttttagatatgcTTACaagtcatttttataatttttatataattatatattaaatgagagatatttttataaaataatttataaaaataatatcactttataTAAATACCCTCAATTTAATGTATGGTTAGATACAAGTTGTAAAAAATAGttgtaagtatattattttcctttttcttctaatatttatttttcattcccTTAACTTCACGAGCCATTACCAATCAGCTGTCCAAACCACCAAAAAAGATGCAGACGAAGGactttaaaatagattaaagGAAAAATGGTACCGGACACAATTGTGGATTTTCCTAAACTAGAAACGTCCCAAAGACGGTTAGTTCTGTTACTTTTAACCGCTTAAAGGCCCGTGAGAGCATAACCTACGAGGAAAACGGATATGCAAAAGTACCTTATGCTGCTTCTGCTATTTTGGTTCGATGTTgcatttttgttctcttttcatGCAAACTTCATAATCTGCCTGAAGGAGTGCGAATAAAGAATACATGTTCTCGTTGGGTTCTTCGGAAAGATTGATTGGCACATgagaccttttatttttatgaatgtgGTGGTGGTCCCTACTCCTTTGTGGTCAGTGATGATCGTGACTGTGACCAGAAGCTACTTAGCTGTCACCTCCGCTGGGTGCTGTACCAGTGGCTCACGTgcaaccagaaaaaaaaaaatgggacatCTCTCTCATGTGGGGTTCCGTTTTATCTTGGAGTTAGATAGAAGACtggttttatataaatttattgtaaaaaaaatgggttcttctgataaaaaatattttttttacactttttttaaaaataaaattcacttttttacaagagtttatataaaatttattatttacaaatttttacaaatcatttatttttatcttgtcTTCCCCTAGATATTCTCCTTTTTTTGTTCGGTCAGGTTCCGAAATGCAAGCACGAGGTGGTCCGGAACTCGGTCTTGGCGATTATGGGCCAACACTTTCCCTGTAGTCCTTGTGAGGATTGGGCTTAATTTACAAGCCCACATTCACTCTTGGCATTTCTTTTCGCTCCTTGCGGATTAAGGTGATCACATTTCTGTGAAGTCGTAGGCCTTGAAACGGCATCATCTGAAGTGATGATTGTCTCTTCAACATAGCCAAATGGTTACATGCTTTGTCGATGGCTTTTTTAACCAAAACTTCATCAGAAAATAAGGTTGTATTTTCTAGTAACATCCCAACCTCTTGTTAAAATGAAAAGTTATATGCTctcgaaaaaggaaaaaaattagtaacATGCATATTAGCCAATAGCCATGGTTCAAAACGACACCTTGACGCTGTTtgccttttcttctttcttcgaTGAATTGTCTCCTATTCGTTAATCCAACGAGTTTCCAATTTCCATACTCAGCTCCCTTATCCGCGCGGAAAGCAAGCAAGTGTGCTTCGGTCAAATACTATGCTTTCCTCGATTCACTGTCCCACTAGTTCATTTCTGTTTCTCCTGCCCTCATCACCAAAACAtggtacctctctctctctctctctctttctctctctctgcaagTAGTTTTTATAATGTCATAGTACACAGTTTAGCTATGACTTTCACTGTTTGATGTGTTTACTCTTCGCCAAATTTGCACAAGTTTCATCATATCCTCGGCCTGATCAAGATTGCAACCATCAACATCATTATTGTCCGACTTTACCATATTCTGGTTATGGGTTCAATTTCTCAACGAATATTATCTTATCTTGATGACCCAGGACATCGTGGTTCGAGGGAGGCACATTTGAGAACTGGGTTATGTAATTTCGTGAGCAAACCAAGACCAAGAGCAATGATCTCTGCGACCCAGGAAGGCAAACCTGAAGTGGGTCTTCAAGTTGGCGAGCGGCTTTATCTTGGGATGGACTTTGGCACGTCCGGTGCCAGGTTTGCGCTCATCGACAAGCGAGGGACTATCCACGCCGAAGGGAGGAGGGAGTATCCGCCGTATAAGGTAATGATAGTTGGTGGAGTATCCACGAAGCTTATGTCCACAATGGATAATTTCTAACACCAGCCTTTGTGAAAGTGGGATGCAAATGAATGTTTGGAATTCTTACCAAACCCAAATTTCGAGTAGCAGTGGGAAGTTGAGTGCCTCACTTTCTAGATTAGTAGTGTGTGTGGAGGTTGGGGGATCCCCACCTGTGAATTGAACATGGGAAGACGAGGATACCAGTATTCGGGGAGGGATCCTCATTCAAACCCTATTCAACTGGTTCGAGTTGGGAGGGGATTCTCCTCTCTGGTACTGTTAAATTAGCATTTGttccaaaaaattatgataaaagaaataaatttaataatttagatTATATCTACTCTTGTATAAATCAAGTTGGGAGAGGGATCGTGGCAGGGCGTAAGGGAGGGATCCCCTCCCCCTGTTCAATTCATAGCTGCGGAGAGGATCCTCGCCCTCAGCTGTTGTCATTGTCTGTACAAAAACAAATTTGGATAAATTGGGTGCATTAATTGAGCTTCTACCTCATGCGCTGAGTGAGGATCTCGAATATCACCTCAGGATACATAACAAGAAGATGTGATGTGCTATTTGTATTACTTCAACAACGTTAATTGCCCTGGTAAGTTGAAAGTTTTGTTTCTGTTGTCTAGAAAGAGCAAAGAAACAATGGATTGGATACGTTCTTGGAAATCGACACTTTTCTTGCTGCTTGAAGACATTCCACTTCATCTTCGCGAACTTGTTGTTTCCATTTCTCTTGATGGGACTTCTGCAACTACTATAATTGTGGACAGGTGGATGCCTTGCAGATCTGTTCCCTATTCTTgcgttaattttcttttccatgCGGAGATGCATTTAAGTTGGCATTCTGATTTTGGTAATGCAGCACAACTGGAGAACCATTGTGGAGACCTTTGCTCTACAATGAGAGTTGTTCTGATGCTTTACCGACAGTAAAATCTATTGCTCCTGCAAACCATACAGTTTGCTCTGGGTCCTCGACTTTGTGCAAGCTCGTCTCCTGGTGGAACATGGTCGATTCAGATAAAAAACTTGCAACATTGTTGCATCAAGCGGATTGGCTTTTGTGGCTTCTTCATGGAAATCTCGGAGTGACTGATTACAATAATGCTCTGAAGGTATTTTTGACCAGTTTTTTCCATTTATGAATTTCTATCTCCACCACTCATAaatcatgttcatgtgttggaaaagaaattattcttcttctttatctttcACAGGTTGGCTATGATCCTGAACTTGACTCTTATCCACATTGGTTGCTCGCTCAGCCCTATTCTCAATTTTTACCATCTGTTAAAGCTCCTGGAACTCCAATTGGATTTTTGAAAGAGGACTTTAAAACCAAATATGGTATGTCTTCATCCCACTGAGTAGTCCGGTAATGAAGGCTACGTGCCTTTGTACTTTTCTGCTTAGACTCGATGTAGTCCGGTAGTGAAAGCTATAAGCCATTTTGCTTTTCTACTTAGACTCAATTCTTAGGTACGTTGGTGTCAATTAGAAGATTGTTCAAATTGTTTTCCACTGGGATCTCACAGTTTAGGGGATACATTCCATCAGAAGATCTccacttctaaaaaaaaatccattggaCTATTTGgtgtaattttacttttaccaaaACACATCCATGCAGGTTTTCCAAAGGACTGTGTTGTATGCACGGGAACCACAGATAGTATAGCGGCTTTTCTTGCAGCTCAGGCAACACAACCAGGGAAAGCTGTGAGAATTTTCTACACTCATGATTGTTCTCTTTTTTGTCataaagaaaattgtaatgcaTGTTTAGGCTTGCTATATAGCCAGGACCGCATCAGGCTACACTGTTGTtgaataagataaaattttgcCATCTTCTCATTATAGACCTCACATTTAGCATTGCAAAGTCAAATGTGTAAGTCACCATACTGCAGGTATTGCATTTGGCAGTGCTACTGGTTTCATGCTCCAGATGTTGCATTTCTAATTTTCCTAATAAAGTTTTGCTTAACCACGATGCAGTTAGTTGTTCTCTGAATTGGTTCCtggtttatatttataatgttcaTATTCAGGTCACTTCTTTGGGTTCAACCCTTGCTGTCAAGCTACTAAGCACCAGTAGGATTGACGATGCACAATATGGGGTGTACAGTCATCGTCTTGATGATAAGTGGCTAGTTGGAGGTGCTTCAAATACCGGTGGAGCTGTTCTTCGACAAATTTTTACTGATGAGCAGTTGGAGCACTTAAGTGAACAGATTGATCCCATGAAAACGTCTCCACTAGACTACTACCCTCTGCCAACTGTGGGAGAGAGATTTCCTGTGGCAGATCCAAATATGGCTCCTAGGTAATAAATCTCATCCAAAAGTCTAGATGGAATTTAGAAGATTATCATAACTATTCGTAAGTCTAATAGAATgtcattttaatattacttgtgaaaaaaataataatctcaaTTTTATATTCAGGTCCTTTTTATACATTCTTGAATCTTAATTTTGGGAGAAGCATACTCTGTAATTGGCATGTTAAGGTATTTATAGGGTAGCAACTTTGGTCTAAAACCATAATATGTAGATTAatgtcccgtttggatagtgaaatagatgagatggatttagatgaaagttgaataacatattgttagaatattattttttaatattattattgttttgagatttgaaaaagttgaattgtttattatattttgtgtgagaatttggaaaagttgtaatgatgagatgagatgagatgaaaccgtttctgtatctAAACGGGACCTAATTTTGCGACTGCAACATGCTTCATGATAGGAAATATGAAGAATCAATTCCAACTGAAAAGGCCTTGAAAACGACTATTCACAACATTTAAGTATGTTCTTGGTGCTTGGTCAATTGTTCTTTGAGatcaacatttttcttttggttctttTTGTTCTCTGGAGCATCTTAGATATTATACAGTACTGTAGAAAGCATTAAACAAATATCACCAAATTGATCTGTTTTGGAAAAGCTGAGATTTCCCTCCCGCATCTGAATTCAGATAGTGATTGTGCCAAGCTACTACGGATCTGATGATTGATTCAGTTATCATATTAGTGCAGGTTACATCCACGACCAAAGAGTGATGTGGACTATTTGCACGGGATTTTAGAATCAATTGCCCGCATCGAGGTATGAGGACTGCCTTCTATTTATGAACACCTAACCTTAAACTAGAGTCTCATGACATGGACGTCTGTGATTACATGATATACAGGCAAATGCTTACGGGTTGCTGAAGGATCTAGGAGCAACCCAAGTTGAAGAAGTGTTCACGGCTGGAGGTGGTGCAAAAAATGCCAAATGGATCAAGATACGTGAGAGAGTGCTTGGTTTGCCTGTGAGTCCTGCAATTCAGACACAGGCTGCGTATGGAGCTGCTTTATTGGCGTTGAAGGGCGCTCAACAAGGCGTCCAAGGAGTATAGGAATGATATACGTTTGGGTTGAAGCCAATGGAGGCAGAAAGCAAACTTTCAGTGCTGAATCATGTGTGGCACCATTATTAGTATCATGTATTCACTTATATATACACGCACGTGTGTATTTGTACACTtacacgcacactctctctatTAATAACTAGTTTCATTAGACATTCACAGGCAAACCAAGCACTCTCTCTATTCATAACTAGTGCATTGTGAGAATGTTACAATTTTTACTGAGTTGAATGAATCTGAGGTGCACTTTGGcgaaataaacaaatattagaagagaaatacgcaaagaaaatttatattttgtacttTCTAATTATTATCTGGTCTTGACGTGCAtcatgaattttgaaaatttaggtgtcgtttggaaagttaaaaattaaataaaatattaataaaatattattttttaatattattattattttaaattttaaaaaaattaaattatttattatattttatgtacaaattttaaaaaattagaatgattagatgaatttttattttttattttatttttatatccaaactgACCTTATAACGTGCATGCATAGAGGGACGGACAGACAATGCATGTTATTGATAGTGTAGGATGTATGTCATAAGGGGGTTGATGCTTATTATCCCACActtcacattttatatattttatttttttttatttgttaaactaattgagttgttctgcttatcatctatacatcacatatttattataaaaaaaaattaaaattaaaatagatgtgacgtgtaaatgataaaatataattatttatattataattagttttATGCTTTTTTGCGTCAATTCAAACCTTTCTATAAAGTTGCGTTTGGTTGTAAAACTCAattgagttcagtctaattttaaatcgagtctaacatccaaacacccaattCTTAAATTGCTaaatttaatctcaactcaaaaattccttatacgtgagactcacaacctttttcaacttaacacatatttatatgtgagatctacaacctttttcaatttttcataaaaaatactaaatttatattaacattcaaacacaatttATACTCAGTTTAGATGGACTTCACATAACTCTctctactactcaactcactattatttataaaaaactgaactcagctcaacatccaaacataatctAACAGGACTGCATGAACGCATTGTAGAATCGACAGTTATCTAAAAACACAAAATGtaatttctcaaatattttgaacaaaaaatcTGTATGTGTGTTccaaatgataaattattaaagtcgagacatttaaaattatcaatacaTTCTAAATCTTAAACTATaaagttttattcattttaaattggGAAATGCATGGGTTGCAGAtaaattatgtgaaaaaaattataaattgatgtgaattaatatttacaataaaatcgaaaatctatatatattttttaaaatccacaTTGAAGTTTTCTTTTGGAAAAGATCCTGCAATAACggtctattttttaaaa encodes:
- the LOC121256225 gene encoding D-ribulose kinase isoform X2, producing the protein MLSSIHCPTSSFLFLLPSSPKHGHRGSREAHLRTGLCNFVSKPRPRAMISATQEGKPEVGLQVGERLYLGMDFGTSGARFALIDKRGTIHAEGRREYPPYKSKETMDWIRSWKSTLFLLLEDIPLHLRELVVSISLDGTSATTIIVDSTTGEPLWRPLLYNESCSDALPTVKSIAPANHTVCSGSSTLCKLVSWWNMVDSDKKLATLLHQADWLLWLLHGNLGVTDYNNALKVGYDPELDSYPHWLLAQPYSQFLPSVKAPGTPIGFLKEDFKTKYGFPKDCVVCTGTTDSIAAFLAAQATQPGKAVTSLGSTLAVKLLSTSRIDDAQYGVYSHRLDDKWLVGGASNTGGAVLRQIFTDEQLEHLSEQIDPMKTSPLDYYPLPTVGERFPVADPNMAPSAGYIHDQRVMWTICTGF
- the LOC121256225 gene encoding D-ribulose kinase isoform X3 — protein: MQMNVWNSYQTQISSSSGKKSKETMDWIRSWKSTLFLLLEDIPLHLRELVVSISLDGTSATTIIVDSTTGEPLWRPLLYNESCSDALPTVKSIAPANHTVCSGSSTLCKLVSWWNMVDSDKKLATLLHQADWLLWLLHGNLGVTDYNNALKVGYDPELDSYPHWLLAQPYSQFLPSVKAPGTPIGFLKEDFKTKYGFPKDCVVCTGTTDSIAAFLAAQATQPGKAVTSLGSTLAVKLLSTSRIDDAQYGVYSHRLDDKWLVGGASNTGGAVLRQIFTDEQLEHLSEQIDPMKTSPLDYYPLPTVGERFPVADPNMAPRLHPRPKSDVDYLHGILESIARIEANAYGLLKDLGATQVEEVFTAGGGAKNAKWIKIRERVLGLPVSPAIQTQAAYGAALLALKGAQQGVQGV
- the LOC121256225 gene encoding D-ribulose kinase isoform X4, which codes for MDWIRSWKSTLFLLLEDIPLHLRELVVSISLDGTSATTIIVDSTTGEPLWRPLLYNESCSDALPTVKSIAPANHTVCSGSSTLCKLVSWWNMVDSDKKLATLLHQADWLLWLLHGNLGVTDYNNALKVGYDPELDSYPHWLLAQPYSQFLPSVKAPGTPIGFLKEDFKTKYGFPKDCVVCTGTTDSIAAFLAAQATQPGKAVTSLGSTLAVKLLSTSRIDDAQYGVYSHRLDDKWLVGGASNTGGAVLRQIFTDEQLEHLSEQIDPMKTSPLDYYPLPTVGERFPVADPNMAPRLHPRPKSDVDYLHGILESIARIEANAYGLLKDLGATQVEEVFTAGGGAKNAKWIKIRERVLGLPVSPAIQTQAAYGAALLALKGAQQGVQGV
- the LOC121256225 gene encoding D-ribulose kinase isoform X1; its protein translation is MLSSIHCPTSSFLFLLPSSPKHGHRGSREAHLRTGLCNFVSKPRPRAMISATQEGKPEVGLQVGERLYLGMDFGTSGARFALIDKRGTIHAEGRREYPPYKSKETMDWIRSWKSTLFLLLEDIPLHLRELVVSISLDGTSATTIIVDSTTGEPLWRPLLYNESCSDALPTVKSIAPANHTVCSGSSTLCKLVSWWNMVDSDKKLATLLHQADWLLWLLHGNLGVTDYNNALKVGYDPELDSYPHWLLAQPYSQFLPSVKAPGTPIGFLKEDFKTKYGFPKDCVVCTGTTDSIAAFLAAQATQPGKAVTSLGSTLAVKLLSTSRIDDAQYGVYSHRLDDKWLVGGASNTGGAVLRQIFTDEQLEHLSEQIDPMKTSPLDYYPLPTVGERFPVADPNMAPRLHPRPKSDVDYLHGILESIARIEANAYGLLKDLGATQVEEVFTAGGGAKNAKWIKIRERVLGLPVSPAIQTQAAYGAALLALKGAQQGVQGV